CTAGCGCTACGTGACTGGTTCAGGGCTGCGCCCCGACACCCGCTAAAAGCACTGACGCGCCTGCGGCTTGCCCAACCCCGCGCCGTCCGGGAAAGAATTTCCCGATCGACCCGACGTTTCTGTTTACCTGTGATGTTAACGTTTGGATCTTTTTCCCGGGTTTACCTATTTTCTTCTAATGAAGCGTTCACAGCTGACGTTAATAGATGGGTGCTTCATGTTTGGTTTTTCACCAGGAGAACTTATGAACCTTTGCCCCGATGAACGTCTGCTCTTTGTGCGGATGATTTCCGCTATGCTTCGCCGTTCGGGCGGTGATGCGGGTGCTTTTATGTTTGAGGCGTATCGCCATATTGTGTCCGATACCAATCAAGCTCGTCGTTCCTACATGCTCGACCTGCTCGAAAGCGTCAGGCATGACTATGTACACGGTGGATATACATAGTTGCCCTGGATACGCTTTTCGTCTAAGTGAGCGTTCTTTTCGTCTCTTTATTCGCCGTCCTGTATACCGAAGCGTGCGCTCAGCTTCTGATAAAGCGCTTCAGCCTGTTCGTGCATTCGCTCACAGTCGGCTGCCTCGTCATCAAGATCGAGCATGTCGAGTTTTTCGAGCAGCAGCAGCGACTGCGCCCGGATAAATTTTGCCATGTTCAGTGCGGCTGATTCCTGTTTTGTCATACGGCTTTTTCCCGGTTTTATGGTGATCGCAGACTGAAATCTTACTTCATTCACTTGAGTGCATAGCCATGCAGGTACGCAGAAATCATCAGGGGCGTTTTTTCTCGATAT
This DNA window, taken from Enterobacter ludwigii, encodes the following:
- a CDS encoding Rop family plasmid primer RNA-binding protein encodes the protein MTKQESAALNMAKFIRAQSLLLLEKLDMLDLDDEAADCERMHEQAEALYQKLSARFGIQDGE